DNA sequence from the Methylacidiphilum kamchatkense Kam1 genome:
ATGTCTGATAGAGTTATATCCTCTTACCTTTGAGATAGATCGGCTTTGCGAAAAAATAGCCCATATACCACCAGATAAAATACATAATGATAGATATAAACCCAGAAAAGAAAGCGGAGACTCCAAGCACGCCGCCAGCAAAGCTCCTCATTGTTCCAGTTTCTACCATTCTTAAATATTCAGGTGTTGAGGTTCGAATATACTGGTATTGAATAAGATCAGCCACACTGAGGAGTTGCCCTTCCCACAGGACAGGCACATGGTATGGCGCAATCATAGGCCAATTTGACGGATAAAAAAGCAGCCCCCATAACTCTCCACCCACTAAGGCAGTCACAACAAAGTTATTTGTAGTCATTAAGATCCCATCTAAAACAATCGCTTGCGGCAGCAATGTCTCAGGAAAGACCAAATTAATAGGAAACTTAGCCCATGCCCAAAAATTAATAATCCGATTCAACCATTGTCCAAGCAAAAGGCCAAAGCATACCATAGTCGCCCCTGCAGGGAATTTCCAATGAGTCCATAAAGCTGCTTGGACGGCAGCAGGAAAACAGATAGTCGCAATTGGAACTATGACTGGCCACCACATCCTATCTTTTAAATCGATCCAAAAAGACCAGTCTCCAGCAAAGAGTTGTTGATGAATCCAAGCAGCTGCTACAGTTGCAAGAAAAATGATCAAAAGGACAGCCAAATCAAAGCGTTTCCTGACAAAATCTGCTTCGATTTCCCTCTGAGTCAAGAGTTGCTCATTCATATTGGAGATTCCCTCTTCCTTCCTTCCTTCTTAATTGCTATTTTTCACCCTTTTTATTTATTCGGAAGAATGTTCTTCTCACAAGAACAGAATAAGGGATTAATACAAGCCTCAGGATTTTCTATAACAGTCGAGGCGCTAGGTACCTCTGCCCCTAAATAAACTTGATCGATTAGACTATAGACTCTTGGACATACCGTTACTAAGACTCCATATAGAGACAACGCCCCCCAAGCAAAAATTGCAAAACCCCAATGGAGTGGTGCAGAAAAGACCTCTTCCATGAACCAACGCGTATGACCAAATTCATTAAGACCAACGTTGGGGAATATCATTAAAGGAGAAGCCACTAAAATAACTAATGGAAGGGAGGTAGCTTTTGCAAATTGAGGTAACCTAGTTAAAGCATACATCAACAACGTTAATCCTAAAATGATATAAACGGGATAACTTTGATAAAATTCAATAATATGACTAGGAGTAAAGCTTGTGTCTCTGATTACAGTTTGATGCCAAGTCGCATCTTGCTCTGCATAATAAGCTGCAATAAAGACAGCAAAAGCATACATTAGAACAAACGATCCCCAAATCCAGTATCTTTTTAGTTCTTCTGCAGGGGAAAGATTTTCAAGGTTTCTGTCTCTTGTCTGCCACAAATACACGACAACAAAAAGAGCTACCAAAGCCTCAATAATGAGTTCAGCCCATAAGACACTCATCCAATATTGTTGGTATTGTGGAGTTGAGTAATCAAGGCCTTTCGTAAAGGCAAAGAGCCTTTGATAGACATAGTCGATGGTATTTAACAGGAAAATCAGTCCAATACCGAATAATGGAAGTTTAAGAGAAAAAGCAGATTTTCTTGGAACTTCATAAATAGTAAAAATTGCGTTTTTTTCTACAACACTTGGAATATATGCTCCTCTTTTTGATGGATACAGAAGGGTTTTTTATGTTTAAAAAGAAAAAATCGCGATAAAAAAATTCACTTTTCTAAAAAAAAAAATTTTGACAATAACTGAAAAATAAAGATTCACTTATCCAGCAATTGAGCTGATTAGATCATTCTCTTCAAAAATTAAAAAAAGTTTTATTGGACATCATGGGGAGAAGGAGGAATAGGAGGCTTTTGTTTTTCAGAAGGGGCTGTCTGATTTTTTTCTTCTGAATCTATTGTATAGTTTTCTATTTGCTGATAATTTGATGGGACAACAAAAAGCTCCTCTGGCTGTGGCCCCACTTTATAATCCTTCCACTCAACCAATACATTTCCTTTTTCTGGCATTATTTGAACCGGTGCTCCAGTCTCCTTGCCAATCCAAAAGGTGGCTTTTCCCGCTTTGGATTCCATCAAATATTTATCGCAAAGCACTCCTTGAAGCGTATCGGTACCAACAGGAGTCCATTTAGCAGCAGGATCTCCTGGGGTTATATCGAAAAGGGGAGTTTCCTCTTTGACAGGATGTTCAAAATAAATTCTTTCATCTGGAAAAAGAGTATAAATCGTCTTTTTGTCTTTACGGATTATATTGATCTGCTGCTGCACTCCCGTCGGCCCTTCAACTCTAATTTTATCTCCATCAACAAAGATCTTTTGAACAATTTCTCCTCCTCCGACTTTAATAATTTGCATTACGGAAAATTGTTTAGGTAAGCTAAACGGCCTTTGAGCAAAGGCCACAAAAGAGCTACAAACTAGAAAAGAAAAAGCCGTTAATAAAAATAAACCCACCTGTTTCATCATTTCTTTTTTATATAGTAACAGAAACACAACTTCTAGAAGATAATAAAACAACTTAAGGATCAGCGATGTTATAATGACAAGCACAACCTTCGGGAAAAACTCTCCAACATTCCAAATGCCACTTCATTTTTTTATTCCTCCAATCAACTTCCCCAATGAGACATTGCTTCCTTTCAACATAAAAGGAAGGAATCCATAACAACGAAATCCTTTGGACAACTCCTGCTAGCAAAGCCATTTTATTGGCCTCAGGAGAACCTAAAAGAAAAAAGGGATGACTCCTGGCTATGATCTCTTTAAAAGTTTTAAGACTAATAGGTTGTAATCGAACAAATTGGTCTTGATCTTCTTGATCTAAATGAACCGGAAGATCTGTAAAGAGATTAACTGGGAAAGCCTCCAAAGGTAATAATCTATGACAAAGCAAAGAAGGAGAAAAATCAGTGCTGAGAAATTTGCCATCCAGGCTGATAGCTGCAAGCAAGGTGCAAGCTGCTTTAATCCTCATCTTTTTGTCCCAAAATCGTGCCAATAGCTAGTCTTGCCCCACGAGCAAAATCAGCCGCATGCATTTTCTTTCTTCCCTCGAGTTGAACCTCTCTTAACAACAGACCGCCAGCACGCCCTGCAGCAACTAAAACTCCATGCTTATCTATACGCACAACTTCTCCTGGATTCCCTCTAGCCCGATGAGAAATAATTACTTTGTAAATTTTTAGGATCTTTTTCTCTTCCCCTATTTTCAACGTAGTATAAGCCACAGGCCATGGATTAAAAGCCCTGACCATTGCATCTATTTCCTGTTTATCTTTTGTCCAATCTATAAGCGCCTCCTCTTTCTTTATTTTCCTTGCATAAGAAGCCAGTGCATGATCCTGAGGAATCCGCGGCGCTTTCCCAGCCTTTATTGCTTCTAGAGACTGAATAATCAATCGTGCTCCTAATTCGGCAAGACGATTATGCAAGGATTCAGCCGTGTCATTCGAGCGAATTAATAGTTTTTCACTTGTTAAAATATCACCTGTATCTATCCCCTCATCCATCCAAATGACGGTTACCCCCGTCTCTTTGTCCATGTTCTTTATGGCGGCTTGGATTGGTGATGCCCCTCTATATTTAGGAAGAAGCGATCCATGGATGTTCAAAATCCCAATAGAAGGAATCCCAAGCACCTCTTTAGACAATATCTGTCCATAGTCACAAACAACAATGATATCGGGTTTTAGGAACTGAATTTGTTGGATAGAACCTGCTGAATTAATATTTTCAGGTTGAAAAACCCATAAATGCAATTTCAAGGCAGCTCTTTTGATAGGTGAAGGTAAAAGCTCTTTTTGTCTACCAAAAGGTCGATCCGCCTGAGTAATAACTCCAGGAATGGTATATCTTCCATCCAGGGCTATAGCTTCAAGACTTGGAACACCAAAATCTCCTGTACCTATAAACACTACTCTCATTCTCTAATATTATTCCATGCTATTCTTGGTTTTTCTTAAAAAGACTTTCTTTTTAAATATGACCAAAGGTAGAATCAAATCTATACTTTTTAGTTCTTTTTTAACCAATACACCCTGTTGTTCCTTTAGATGAAGAAGGGAAGGCATTCACATTATTTATTTATCCAATGAAAAATCAAGGATCTGCTTTACCAATAGAAAATGCAATCGAAAAGGCGATAGAACTTTTGCAGAAAGGAGAAGTTGTTGCTATCCCTACGGAAACTGTCTATGGCCTGGCTGCTGATGCTCTCAATTCCGAAGCTGTAGCCCGACTGTTTGAACTTAAAAAAAGGCCGAAAATAGATCCGGTAATTGTCCACTGCTATTGTGCAAGCCAAGTTTTTTCCTTTGTTCAGAACCTTCCAGAACCAGCTAGATTTCTTGCTACGATGTATTGGCCAGGTCCCCTCACTCTGGTCTTAGAAAAAAAAGATTCGATTCCTGATATTGTTTCGGCAGGGCTTCCTTTTGCCGGATTTAGGGTACCCAAACATCCTCTAACCCTAAAACTGATCGAAAAACTTGGCAGACCACTGGCAGCGCCTAGTGCAAATAGATTTGGGAAAATTAGTCCTACGACCGCACAAGCCGTCTTCGAAGAATTCAATCATCTGATTCCTTTAATTCTTGATGGAGGGCCATGTCCAGTGGGTATTGAATCGACAGTCATTTCGTTTACCCATGACCCTCCCTTGCTGCTCCGATATGGTGCCATCCCTAGAGAGGAAATAGAAAAGAGAATAGGGCCATTGGCCGTCCCTGCTCCCAATACAGAATGGAACCTAGCACCTGGCCGATTCCCTAAACACTATGCTCCTTCAGTCCCGGTGGAAATTATCTCCTCCCTCTCAGAGATTCCCTACTGGAAAAGAAAAAATGCTGGCTTGATTTTCTGGGGAAAAGAAGACACGACAGGATTCAAAGTTGTCAAAAATCTTTCCAAAGAAAGATCACTGATCGAAGCAGCCGCAAATTTTTTTCAAATGCTTCGAGAATTGGACAAAAGCAACATAGAAAAAATCTATGCGTTACTCCTGCCAGAGGAAGGTTTAGGAAAAGCTATCAATGAAAGAATCAAAAAAGCAGCTGGCTCCCCCTCGCTATAGAAAACAGCACCTTAGACCAATCTTGCAGCTTGTTGCCTCCTATCATCTAAGATGCAGGTATATATTTGCATCTTTCTTCTCTGGCAGAATGTCAACACTAAGCAGTGGCCAAGTCCCTGGTGGTATGGCCATAGGGACATAAAGGAATGCCATTTGGAAGCCTGAAGGATTTGGTTCTATGAAGTTCTACGGTCTTGAGCCTGTGGAGAGGGAAAGACACGGCGCTTGGGAGAACGTTGACCCTAAAACTATTCTCGATCCCTGTGTGGGAAGGAGAAAGTCTTAAGGAACAGTATCAAAGCAATTAAGGAAGCAAAGGCTCTTCACCTTCCTCTTTTCAGGAACTACTCGAGCGATCGAGGTGACTTTATCATCGCTATCCAACTGAACAAGTCGTACCCCTTGGGTATTTCTGCCTGTCTTTCGAAGATCTTTTACTTTAATTCTGATAACATTGCCTTTGAGCGTCAATAGCATCAGTTCATCTTCTTCGAAAACGGTTCTGGCCGATACCACTTTGCCTGTCTTCTCTGTGGTTTTCATTGTCTTTATTCCATAGCCTCCCCTCTTCTGTCGACGGTATTCTTCAAAAGAAGTTCTTTTCCCTATCCCCTTTTCTCCCACAACAAGCAACGTTGCTCTCTCATCTACCACAGCAGCTCCCACCACTTCGTCCCCTTCTCGAAGATTAATTCCTATAACTCCAGCAGCATTTCTACCCATGGAACGAACCTGGGTTTCTGAAAATCTTATGCTTTGCCCCTCTTTGGTAATTAAAACAATATCCTTTTGCCCATCGGTAAACATACAATCGATCAGTTTATCATTCTCCTCAATACTAATTGCCGTTATGCCACCTTTTCGGATATTTTGAAAATCGGCAACGGGCGTCTTTTTTACGCGTCCTTTTTTGGTACAGAAAAAAATATAATCGTTTTTGTCCCAGGAAGTCTCTCTTGAGTCTGAAACTTCGGAATTGGCAACGATTCGCAACATCGAAGCGATCTCTTCGGTAGGTTTTAATTCAAGGAAATTGACTATGTTTTTGCCTTTGCTCGCTCTTTCTTTTTCTGGAATCTCATATACTCTCTGAATGTAAACCCTTCCATCGGTAGTGAAAAAGAGCAAATAATCATGAGTGGAAGCATTGATCAGATTTTCGACAAAATCTTGTTCCTCTTCTTTGCCAACTTCCTGGGTCGCCATGCCCACAACCCCTCTTCCCCCTCTTCTTTGGGACCTATAATTATCAAGATTGGTTCTTTTAATAAAACCATTATGCGTCAGAGTGATGACCACACGCTGGTTTGCCACTAAGTCTTCGAAACTAACTTCCCCTGCCTCTTGGAGAATCTTCGTCTTTCTAGGATTACCATACTTCTCTTTGACTGCCAGAAGCTCTTGCTTTATAAGAGCCCAAATTTTCTCTTCGCTTCCCAAAATCTCTTTAAACTGCTCAATTTTTTCAAGCAACTCTGCATATTCAGAGGCTATTTTCCCCCTTTCGAGCCCAGTGAGTTGATAAAGACGCAAATCCAGAATAGCTTCTACCTGTCTTAGGCTCAGGCTATAGACTCCCTCCTCTGTTATTCTATCCTGGGCAATGAATATGCCAAGGGTTTCAAGTAAACGGGTTGAAAATTTTAGTTCTAAAAGCTTTTTCCGAGCTTCTTCTCGATTCGTTGATTCTCTTATCAATCGAATAAAATCTTCAAGCTGGCTTAAGGCGATCAAGAATCCTTCAAGGATTTCAGCTCTCTCCAAGGCCTTGTTTAAATCAAAGCGGGTTCTTCTGACTATGACATCATGCCTATGATCTAAGTAACAAAAAAGGAGTTCTTTTAAATTGAGGGATTTGGGGCGTAATCGATCAATTGCCACCATATTGACCGCAAAAGTGGTCTGTAGGGGCGTGTGCTTGTAGAGATTATTAATGACAACCTTTGGTATGGCATCTCTTTTGAGTTCTATCACTACCCGAGTATTCTCGTCGGATTCATCCCTTATATCCGCAATTTCTGGAATAATCTTTTGGTTAACGAGTTCCCCAATCTTTTCAACTAAAGAAGCCCTGTTGACATTATAAGGAATTTCGTCGATAACAATTGCCGACTTGCCCCCTCTTAACTCTTCAAAATGCACTTCCCCTCTCACTTTCAGGCTACCTCTCCCAGTGGTAAAATAACTGACAATGCCTTCCTTACCCAAGATAACTCCCCCCGTAGGAAAATCCGGGCCTTGGATGTATTTGAGAAGATCTTCAGCAGAAAGACCTGGTTGATCAATCAACGCAACCAACGCATCAATAGTCTCAGAAAGGTTATGGGGAGGAATATTGGTAGCCATTCCTACAGCAATTCCCGTTCCTCCATTAACGATTAAATTAGGGAAGGCAGCCGGAAAAACTGCTGGCTCCATTTGCGTTTCATCATAATTGGGAACAAAATCAACCGTGTCCTTCTCCATATCCGCCATGAGCAAAGCTCCAGCAGGAGAAAGTCGGGCTTCAGTATACCTCATGGCTGCTGGTGGATCGCCTTCAATGG
Encoded proteins:
- a CDS encoding methane monooxygenase/ammonia monooxygenase subunit C codes for the protein MYPSKRGAYIPSVVEKNAIFTIYEVPRKSAFSLKLPLFGIGLIFLLNTIDYVYQRLFAFTKGLDYSTPQYQQYWMSVLWAELIIEALVALFVVVYLWQTRDRNLENLSPAEELKRYWIWGSFVLMYAFAVFIAAYYAEQDATWHQTVIRDTSFTPSHIIEFYQSYPVYIILGLTLLMYALTRLPQFAKATSLPLVILVASPLMIFPNVGLNEFGHTRWFMEEVFSAPLHWGFAIFAWGALSLYGVLVTVCPRVYSLIDQVYLGAEVPSASTVIENPEACINPLFCSCEKNILPNK
- a CDS encoding DUF4412 domain-containing protein, which encodes MMKQVGLFLLTAFSFLVCSSFVAFAQRPFSLPKQFSVMQIIKVGGGEIVQKIFVDGDKIRVEGPTGVQQQINIIRKDKKTIYTLFPDERIYFEHPVKEETPLFDITPGDPAAKWTPVGTDTLQGVLCDKYLMESKAGKATFWIGKETGAPVQIMPEKGNVLVEWKDYKVGPQPEELFVVPSNYQQIENYTIDSEEKNQTAPSEKQKPPIPPSPHDVQ
- a CDS encoding L-threonylcarbamoyladenylate synthase, producing MKNQGSALPIENAIEKAIELLQKGEVVAIPTETVYGLAADALNSEAVARLFELKKRPKIDPVIVHCYCASQVFSFVQNLPEPARFLATMYWPGPLTLVLEKKDSIPDIVSAGLPFAGFRVPKHPLTLKLIEKLGRPLAAPSANRFGKISPTTAQAVFEEFNHLIPLILDGGPCPVGIESTVISFTHDPPLLLRYGAIPREEIEKRIGPLAVPAPNTEWNLAPGRFPKHYAPSVPVEIISSLSEIPYWKRKNAGLIFWGKEDTTGFKVVKNLSKERSLIEAAANFFQMLRELDKSNIEKIYALLLPEEGLGKAINERIKKAAGSPSL
- the fmt gene encoding methionyl-tRNA formyltransferase: MRVVFIGTGDFGVPSLEAIALDGRYTIPGVITQADRPFGRQKELLPSPIKRAALKLHLWVFQPENINSAGSIQQIQFLKPDIIVVCDYGQILSKEVLGIPSIGILNIHGSLLPKYRGASPIQAAIKNMDKETGVTVIWMDEGIDTGDILTSEKLLIRSNDTAESLHNRLAELGARLIIQSLEAIKAGKAPRIPQDHALASYARKIKKEEALIDWTKDKQEIDAMVRAFNPWPVAYTTLKIGEEKKILKIYKVIISHRARGNPGEVVRIDKHGVLVAAGRAGGLLLREVQLEGRKKMHAADFARGARLAIGTILGQKDED
- the amoA gene encoding bacterial ammonia monooxygenase, subunit AmoA, with the translated sequence MNEQLLTQREIEADFVRKRFDLAVLLIIFLATVAAAWIHQQLFAGDWSFWIDLKDRMWWPVIVPIATICFPAAVQAALWTHWKFPAGATMVCFGLLLGQWLNRIINFWAWAKFPINLVFPETLLPQAIVLDGILMTTNNFVVTALVGGELWGLLFYPSNWPMIAPYHVPVLWEGQLLSVADLIQYQYIRTSTPEYLRMVETGTMRSFAGGVLGVSAFFSGFISIIMYFIWWYMGYFFAKPIYLKGKRI
- the gyrA gene encoding DNA gyrase subunit A, producing MAQNSENNEQLSIRDNSSVRMVDVSEEMKSCFLDYAMSVIISRALPDVRDGLKPSQRRILFAMHELGLAPNRKHLKCAKIVGETMGNFHPHGDQAIYPTLVHMAQPWAMREVLIDGQGNFGSIEGDPPAAMRYTEARLSPAGALLMADMEKDTVDFVPNYDETQMEPAVFPAAFPNLIVNGGTGIAVGMATNIPPHNLSETIDALVALIDQPGLSAEDLLKYIQGPDFPTGGVILGKEGIVSYFTTGRGSLKVRGEVHFEELRGGKSAIVIDEIPYNVNRASLVEKIGELVNQKIIPEIADIRDESDENTRVVIELKRDAIPKVVINNLYKHTPLQTTFAVNMVAIDRLRPKSLNLKELLFCYLDHRHDVIVRRTRFDLNKALERAEILEGFLIALSQLEDFIRLIRESTNREEARKKLLELKFSTRLLETLGIFIAQDRITEEGVYSLSLRQVEAILDLRLYQLTGLERGKIASEYAELLEKIEQFKEILGSEEKIWALIKQELLAVKEKYGNPRKTKILQEAGEVSFEDLVANQRVVITLTHNGFIKRTNLDNYRSQRRGGRGVVGMATQEVGKEEEQDFVENLINASTHDYLLFFTTDGRVYIQRVYEIPEKERASKGKNIVNFLELKPTEEIASMLRIVANSEVSDSRETSWDKNDYIFFCTKKGRVKKTPVADFQNIRKGGITAISIEENDKLIDCMFTDGQKDIVLITKEGQSIRFSETQVRSMGRNAAGVIGINLREGDEVVGAAVVDERATLLVVGEKGIGKRTSFEEYRRQKRGGYGIKTMKTTEKTGKVVSARTVFEEDELMLLTLKGNVIRIKVKDLRKTGRNTQGVRLVQLDSDDKVTSIARVVPEKRKVKSLCFLNCFDTVP